The DNA segment GTCGAGCACCCGGCTGGCCAGGGCGGAACCCCGCAGAGCGTCGAGCTGCTGCTGCATGGCCGTGCGCTGGGCGCTCAGGCGGGCGAACCAGTCGCCGTGCTGCACGCCCACCTGCCGGTTGGCATGGATCTCCGGCGGAGCGCCGCGCGCGGCCAGCAGGCGCCGCGGCAGGGAGCGACTGACGCCGTCGCGCAGGAACTGGTCCAGCGGCAGGCTGCCGAAGAATTCGATGACCCGCCGGTCGGCGAGCGGCATGCGGAAATCCACGCCCGTCATGGCACGAACCGTGCCCCACACATCCATCGCAGAGGCATGGCCGAGCAGCCATTCACGCAGGACGTGGACGGAGTAATGGCTTCCTCCCAGGCGCAGCCGGTAGCGGTCCTGGTCCATATCGCGGTGCAGGCCGATGTCGCGGGCCCAGTCCACCCGGATCGCCGCATGCTGTGTCCAGGCCTCGCGTGGAAGACGGTGCCAGAGCCGCAGCACGGACATCGGCGCGAAGGGGCGCACCACATGGCGCTGCACCGCCTTGCGCAAGGAGAGTCCTTCGGAGCGCGCCAGGGCCCGCGTCTCCTGCGCCAGGCAGGCCCACTGTCCGCCCCGCAGCAGTTCCGGCAGGCGGACCCGTCCGTCGAAACTGAAGAAGGAGTTCCCCATTTCCCCCCCCAGCAGCACGTTGCCTCCACGCGAGCGCAGGAAGCGGTTGAGCGGGAAGAACCAGCCCATGTTCAATGGCGAGCGCACTGGCTGGCCATGCTCCTGCCACCAGCGCTCGGCGCTGTGTTCGCCCCAGTCGCCGCCGTCGTCGCCGACCACGTGCCATTCGATGCCGGGATGGGCGGCGGCCAGCAGCCGTGCCCGGGAGAATTCCTCGTAGTAGTGCGTTGTGTTGTCTGCCGCGGTCGCGGCCTGCGGCTTGCGCGTGAGGGCCAGCAACGGGGCGGGGGCCAGTTGCCGTGCAGCCGACAATACGATGGAGCCGCTGTCGAGCCCGCTGGTGAGGCATGCCCCCACGGGCCTGCAGGAGCGCAATGCATCGGCCACCGCGCGGTCCAGGACTTCGGCGGCTGCGGCCTCGACTTCGGCATCGCTGCCCAGCCGCAGGGAACCCGCTTCCGGCAGTGACCACCAGCGCTCGGCCTGCGTGGTGTCCGCCGTCAGGTGCAAGGCCTGGCCTGGCAGCACCCGATCGATGGCACGGTAGATGGTGCGCTGCGGCCGGCGGCGGTCCATGATCAGCTGATCGGCCAGCGCCCGTTCGTCCAGGTCCCTGGGGATGCCAGGCAATGCCAGCAAGGCCCGCAGCCGGGTCGAGAATGCGATCATGCGCGGGCCGCGGTGGATGAACAGCGAGTACATGCCGATCGGGTCGCGCGCCAGCATCAGGTGCCGGCGGTCCGGACGGTACCAGGCCAGAGCGAAGGTGCCGTACAGCCGGGGCAATGCTCCGGTGTTCCAGCGTTGCAGCGCTTCCGCCAGCAGGAGGCCGTCCGGCTGCGAAGCCGAGAACGGCGGGCCGAGCGAGCCCGCAAGCTCTGCCCGCGCCGCGAGCGAGACATTGGCCGCCAGCACGGCGCCTCCGGATCCTGCGTACGGCATCGCCTCGTCTTCATCTTCCGGCGTGAAGAAGTGCTGCCGGTGCACGATGGCGATGTCGCCGCCGTGCCAGACCCGT comes from the Paracidovorax avenae ATCC 19860 genome and includes:
- a CDS encoding asparagine synthase-related protein, whose amino-acid sequence is MSDFAGVWHLDGRAVPPDMVERLGCALQARDTGPARVWHGGDIAIVHRQHFFTPEDEDEAMPYAGSGGAVLAANVSLAARAELAGSLGPPFSASQPDGLLLAEALQRWNTGALPRLYGTFALAWYRPDRRHLMLARDPIGMYSLFIHRGPRMIAFSTRLRALLALPGIPRDLDERALADQLIMDRRRPQRTIYRAIDRVLPGQALHLTADTTQAERWWSLPEAGSLRLGSDAEVEAAAAEVLDRAVADALRSCRPVGACLTSGLDSGSIVLSAARQLAPAPLLALTRKPQAATAADNTTHYYEEFSRARLLAAAHPGIEWHVVGDDGGDWGEHSAERWWQEHGQPVRSPLNMGWFFPLNRFLRSRGGNVLLGGEMGNSFFSFDGRVRLPELLRGGQWACLAQETRALARSEGLSLRKAVQRHVVRPFAPMSVLRLWHRLPREAWTQHAAIRVDWARDIGLHRDMDQDRYRLRLGGSHYSVHVLREWLLGHASAMDVWGTVRAMTGVDFRMPLADRRVIEFFGSLPLDQFLRDGVSRSLPRRLLAARGAPPEIHANRQVGVQHGDWFARLSAQRTAMQQQLDALRGSALASRVLDLPRLQALMDRWPHDAQAAEPRREEYLQMLGHGLQMGGFLAWHESNA